A genomic segment from Thermococcus sp. LS1 encodes:
- a CDS encoding NAD(P)/FAD-dependent oxidoreductase, which produces MKDVVVIGGGPSGMAAAVKLAGKGYDVALIERKEELGGILDQCIHDGFGTKIFGKALSGPEFAGHFMDEVSKLGLEVHLNTYVKSVNAGGDVKELVTVSPRGVERIKARSIVYAIGCRERHPFEIKVGGTRPAGVYTAGMVQRLVNLYGILPGKKVLMVGGGDVGMIVARHLYLEGVESIMVVFPEEFFVGLPRNVQQCILDFNIPFRPRTVVKEIVGKERVEGVILVKVDENWRPIPGTEEFYPCDTVIFSVGLVPYAKKMRAIGAEIDPRTRGPVVNEFFETTVRGVFAAGNLVQIFDYVDDAVESAYIAADGVEKYLAGEGRLDDPVPFKPGSNVRTLTPHRLEWEDERPVVAFLRPAVEGRAWIIVRDGNGEILKKEFRQYVRPSTLERIEIPREAIDGAEEVYIDVAGV; this is translated from the coding sequence GTGAAGGATGTCGTTGTGATCGGTGGAGGGCCGAGCGGGATGGCCGCGGCGGTTAAGCTCGCCGGTAAGGGCTACGATGTTGCGCTCATCGAACGAAAGGAAGAACTCGGTGGTATCCTCGACCAGTGCATCCACGACGGCTTCGGGACCAAAATATTCGGAAAGGCCCTCTCCGGACCGGAGTTTGCGGGCCACTTTATGGATGAGGTTAGCAAACTTGGCCTTGAGGTGCACCTGAACACGTACGTCAAATCCGTAAACGCCGGGGGAGACGTCAAGGAGCTTGTGACGGTGAGCCCGCGAGGTGTCGAGCGCATAAAGGCCCGCTCGATAGTGTACGCCATAGGCTGCAGGGAAAGGCACCCCTTCGAGATAAAGGTCGGTGGGACGAGGCCGGCGGGCGTTTACACGGCCGGAATGGTGCAGCGGCTCGTGAACCTCTACGGAATTCTGCCCGGGAAGAAGGTCCTCATGGTCGGCGGCGGGGACGTTGGCATGATCGTTGCCAGGCATCTTTACCTAGAAGGGGTTGAGTCTATAATGGTCGTCTTTCCGGAGGAGTTCTTCGTTGGCCTCCCGAGGAACGTCCAGCAGTGCATCCTCGACTTCAACATACCTTTCAGGCCGAGGACGGTGGTGAAGGAGATAGTGGGGAAGGAGAGGGTCGAGGGAGTAATCCTCGTGAAGGTCGACGAGAACTGGAGGCCCATACCCGGCACTGAAGAGTTCTACCCCTGCGACACGGTGATATTCTCCGTTGGCCTCGTACCCTATGCCAAGAAGATGAGGGCAATTGGGGCCGAGATAGACCCGAGAACCAGAGGGCCGGTCGTGAACGAGTTCTTCGAGACGACCGTGCGGGGGGTCTTTGCCGCCGGCAACCTCGTCCAGATATTTGACTACGTTGACGACGCCGTTGAGAGCGCTTACATCGCGGCAGACGGCGTTGAGAAGTACCTGGCGGGCGAGGGACGGCTTGATGACCCAGTACCTTTCAAGCCCGGGAGCAACGTCCGGACGCTGACGCCCCACCGGCTGGAATGGGAGGACGAGAGGCCGGTGGTTGCTTTCCTCAGGCCTGCCGTCGAAGGTCGCGCGTGGATAATCGTTAGGGACGGGAATGGAGAGATTCTGAAGAAGGAGTTCCGGCAGTATGTGAGGCCGTCGACGCTTGAGCGGATTGAGATCCCTCGGGAAGCTATCGACGGAGCGGAAGAGGTGTACATCGATGTCGCCGGAGTATGA
- a CDS encoding FAD-dependent oxidoreductase, which yields MSLESKVRKALGRFPYRITFEIRDGVVFLDGEVEAYEEWVKIGLAVGSIKGVEGVVNMIKWKDYPEEELRRKKERRRKLYEENKDRIIGEYDVVIIGGGVTGTAIARELSKYRLKVALLEKATDVSVGASKANNGMIHPGVAAKHGTLKAKLNVRGNAMYDELARDLGVKFKRVGSLWLITPRTLQKYRRYLPGPFYKFVSAYILPYIVKLKGMLNGVKGIRIIRGEGIWKLEPKATREAWAAVYVPSTGILDPYDLVVALAENAIANGVEIHLETEVVGFIKEGETIKGVVTNRGTFLARYVVNAAGVFADEIAELAGSREYTIHPRKGVILLFDKELEGWVNHCVTELRFPAPAHTKGGGINPTVHGNILWGPTAVEVPDKTDTSVHPEEIEEILERYKDIYPDFPKHRIIRYFAGVRAPTFTEDFIIRPAKWVKNLLHVAGIQSPGLASAPAIAEYAVEQLRSMGLTLELKPDFNPYREPIPRASEMSLEELDRRIKEDPRWGNIVCTCEMVSEAEIVEAIRRGARTLDAIRRRTRLGMGTCQGGYCTLKAAEILSRELGVPISQVVKENGGRLFNGTVRGEGP from the coding sequence ATGAGCCTCGAATCAAAGGTTCGGAAGGCCCTTGGAAGGTTTCCGTACAGAATCACCTTCGAGATCAGGGACGGCGTGGTCTTCCTCGACGGGGAAGTGGAAGCTTACGAGGAATGGGTCAAGATCGGACTTGCAGTAGGGAGCATCAAGGGCGTTGAGGGCGTGGTGAACATGATAAAATGGAAGGACTACCCCGAGGAGGAGCTCAGGCGTAAGAAAGAGCGGAGGAGGAAGCTCTACGAGGAAAACAAGGATAGAATTATCGGCGAGTACGACGTTGTCATAATCGGGGGCGGTGTTACCGGAACGGCGATAGCGAGGGAGCTCTCAAAGTACCGGCTGAAGGTCGCCCTCCTCGAAAAGGCCACCGACGTTTCTGTGGGGGCATCAAAGGCGAACAACGGGATGATACACCCTGGCGTGGCTGCGAAGCACGGCACGCTGAAGGCCAAACTCAACGTCAGGGGAAACGCGATGTATGATGAGCTTGCCAGGGATTTGGGGGTCAAGTTCAAGCGCGTCGGAAGCCTCTGGCTGATAACCCCACGGACACTCCAGAAGTACAGGAGATACCTGCCGGGCCCGTTCTACAAATTCGTCTCGGCCTACATCCTCCCGTACATCGTGAAGCTCAAGGGCATGCTGAACGGCGTTAAGGGAATACGCATAATCAGAGGCGAGGGGATATGGAAACTGGAACCTAAGGCCACGAGGGAAGCCTGGGCTGCGGTTTACGTGCCGTCAACGGGAATACTTGACCCCTATGACCTTGTCGTCGCCCTGGCGGAAAACGCGATTGCCAACGGTGTTGAAATACACCTCGAGACAGAAGTGGTGGGCTTCATCAAGGAAGGGGAGACCATTAAGGGCGTCGTTACGAACAGGGGGACTTTTCTGGCGAGGTACGTCGTGAACGCCGCCGGCGTTTTCGCTGATGAGATAGCCGAGCTTGCCGGCTCGAGGGAGTATACCATACACCCGAGGAAGGGTGTGATCCTTCTCTTCGACAAAGAGCTTGAGGGATGGGTGAACCACTGCGTCACCGAGCTCAGGTTTCCTGCGCCGGCCCATACCAAGGGTGGTGGCATAAACCCCACCGTTCACGGAAACATCCTCTGGGGGCCGACCGCGGTCGAGGTGCCGGATAAAACCGACACGTCAGTCCATCCCGAGGAGATCGAAGAGATACTCGAGCGCTACAAGGACATATACCCGGACTTTCCGAAGCACAGGATAATCCGCTACTTTGCCGGGGTCAGGGCGCCGACCTTCACGGAGGACTTCATAATAAGGCCTGCCAAGTGGGTGAAGAACCTCCTCCACGTCGCTGGGATACAGTCTCCTGGGCTCGCGTCAGCACCTGCGATAGCGGAGTACGCCGTCGAGCAGTTGCGCTCGATGGGGCTCACTCTGGAGCTGAAGCCCGACTTCAACCCGTACAGGGAACCGATTCCTCGTGCGAGCGAGATGAGCCTTGAGGAACTCGATAGGAGGATAAAGGAAGACCCCCGCTGGGGCAACATCGTGTGCACCTGCGAGATGGTATCGGAGGCTGAAATAGTGGAGGCGATACGCCGGGGCGCGAGAACCCTTGACGCCATCAGGAGACGCACGAGGCTCGGGATGGGAACATGCCAAGGCGGTTACTGCACGCTGAAAGCGGCGGAGATACTATCAAGGGAGCTGGGAGTTCCGATTTCCCAGGTCGTCAAGGAGAACGGTGGGAGGCTCTTCAACGGCACCGTTAGGGGTGAGGGGCCGTGA
- a CDS encoding DUF1667 domain-containing protein, with translation MSPEYEVLCIRCPKGCRLRITVERNAVHVVGFACLEGKRFGEEEVQNPRRIVTTTVRILNARYPRLPVRTAEPVPKDRIRDVIDALKGLVVEAPVRRGQVIMKDVAGTGVDVIAERDMEAVE, from the coding sequence ATGTCGCCGGAGTATGAGGTTCTCTGCATTCGGTGCCCCAAGGGGTGCAGGCTGAGGATCACGGTCGAGAGGAACGCGGTTCATGTCGTTGGCTTTGCCTGCCTTGAGGGCAAGAGATTTGGGGAGGAGGAAGTGCAGAACCCGAGGCGCATTGTCACGACGACCGTGAGGATACTCAACGCCCGCTATCCGCGCCTTCCGGTGAGAACGGCAGAACCCGTGCCCAAGGACAGGATTCGGGACGTTATAGATGCTCTCAAAGGGCTCGTTGTGGAGGCCCCGGTCAGGCGCGGTCAGGTTATCATGAAGGATGTTGCTGGAACCGGTGTTGATGTGATAGCGGAGAGGGACATGGAGGCGGTTGAATGA
- a CDS encoding FGGY family carbohydrate kinase: MNYYLILDVGTTNVKAYAFSEEGEKLLEKSMRTRPVYPEPGWAELDPEELIETVRRLIDEVTSSLGMPKGMGITNQRSSTVVWDDEGALHNMITWQDTRTKNIVEAFSRDFLVRFGRALGKVFYGLSRLVPGIASLPKGAYIITLAHVGFGTSHSSMHLRWLMDNVPEVRRALERGEAKFGTIDSWIAWNLTGKHVTDYTNASATGLFDPFYLKWSDNIMGIVGIPKKILPGLQPNDLPVGETDYGVPLLTMVADQQAALYRAGVEPGSAKMTHGTGTFVDLNVGEKPKPASPGLYPMVALKTRKKTLYLLEGIINASGSAIDWLLKVGLVEDYSEISGAFKDPTLPRVLFIPAFAGLSTPYLRPDFRGALLNLSFSVGRDDVIKALIAGIAMRVAEVIAAMESGTRVEIGSLTSDGGASQIDPLLQLIADFSGKRIVRPEELNGSAQGTFMIARAVAEGRDVLSAWKEPRVERVFEPSGEKHEDFRRLWEEFMGRLL; encoded by the coding sequence ATGAATTACTACCTCATCCTCGACGTTGGGACGACGAACGTCAAGGCCTACGCTTTTTCCGAGGAGGGGGAGAAGCTCCTGGAGAAGAGCATGAGAACACGGCCCGTTTATCCGGAGCCTGGCTGGGCCGAACTCGACCCCGAAGAGCTCATTGAAACGGTTAGGCGGCTCATAGACGAGGTTACTTCTTCCCTTGGGATGCCAAAAGGAATGGGCATCACCAACCAGCGGAGCTCCACCGTCGTGTGGGACGACGAGGGCGCCCTCCACAACATGATAACCTGGCAGGACACGAGGACCAAAAATATCGTGGAGGCCTTTTCCCGCGATTTCCTTGTTCGCTTTGGTAGGGCTCTCGGAAAGGTCTTCTACGGACTCTCCCGCCTCGTTCCCGGAATAGCCAGCCTACCAAAGGGAGCCTATATAATCACCCTGGCCCACGTGGGCTTCGGCACTTCCCACTCCTCGATGCACCTACGCTGGCTAATGGACAACGTCCCCGAGGTTCGGAGAGCCCTGGAACGCGGTGAAGCGAAGTTCGGCACGATAGACAGCTGGATAGCGTGGAACCTGACGGGGAAGCACGTGACGGACTACACGAACGCATCCGCGACAGGCCTCTTTGACCCATTCTACCTCAAGTGGAGCGACAACATCATGGGCATTGTTGGGATTCCTAAGAAAATCCTTCCCGGGCTCCAGCCGAACGACCTCCCTGTGGGGGAAACGGACTACGGTGTGCCCCTCCTCACGATGGTGGCAGATCAGCAGGCGGCCCTTTACCGTGCGGGCGTTGAGCCGGGGAGCGCGAAGATGACCCACGGAACAGGGACCTTCGTCGATCTGAACGTTGGAGAGAAGCCCAAACCCGCGTCGCCAGGCCTCTACCCGATGGTCGCCCTTAAAACCAGGAAAAAGACGCTCTACCTCCTTGAGGGGATAATAAACGCCTCGGGCTCGGCTATTGACTGGCTGCTGAAAGTGGGGCTCGTCGAGGACTACTCCGAGATCAGCGGTGCGTTTAAAGACCCTACCCTTCCAAGGGTGCTTTTCATACCCGCCTTCGCCGGCCTCTCGACGCCCTATCTGAGGCCTGACTTCAGGGGAGCGCTCCTCAACCTGTCGTTCAGCGTTGGAAGGGACGACGTCATCAAGGCGCTCATAGCGGGGATAGCGATGAGGGTCGCGGAGGTCATAGCCGCCATGGAATCGGGAACCCGGGTTGAGATTGGCTCCCTGACCTCCGACGGGGGCGCTTCGCAGATCGACCCGCTCCTGCAGCTGATAGCCGACTTCAGCGGGAAAAGGATCGTACGGCCGGAGGAGCTCAACGGCTCCGCGCAGGGAACCTTCATGATAGCACGCGCGGTTGCAGAGGGAAGGGATGTCCTGAGCGCGTGGAAGGAGCCCAGGGTAGAGAGGGTTTTCGAGCCGAGCGGGGAGAAGCACGAGGACTTCAGAAGGCTGTGGGAGGAGTTCATGGGGAGGCTGCTCTGA